In the Oncorhynchus keta strain PuntledgeMale-10-30-2019 chromosome 14, Oket_V2, whole genome shotgun sequence genome, one interval contains:
- the LOC127907329 gene encoding chemokine-like factor, whose translation MTDDKTTSNIPSLTMEVDTAFLRSLRGVVKLVEMGTMFVAFVCFAVASRPKYIAATCMEFVITFSLLLLYTLKLNKKLTLFFWPLVDLFNSLFAAVFILILSLIAVSTYTVTGTLGGGIVGFIATGLWCVDGYMLFKRVTFNQPRAAATGTVK comes from the exons ATGACAGACGACAAAACAACCAGTAACATCCCTTCGTTAACAATGGAGGTTGATACTGCTTTTCTCCGATCCTTGAGGGGTGTCGTTAAATTAGTAGAGATG GGGACTATGTTTGTAGCATTTGTGTGTTTTGCGGTAGCATCCAGGCCCAAATACATTGCAGCTACATGCATGGAGTTTGTGATCACATTCTCCCTGCTTCTGCTGTACACGCTGAAGTTGAACAAGAAGCTGACTCTGTTCTTCTGGCCTCTCGTT GATTTGTTCAACTCACTGTTTGCAGCAGTCTTCATACTTATCCTGAGTCTGATAGCAGTGTCCACTTACACAGTGACAGGGACCCTGGGTGGAGGG ATAGTGGGTTTCATAGCAACAGGCCTGTGGTGTGTGGATGGTTACATGCTTTTCAAGAGGGTCACATTCAATCAACCAAGAGCAGCAGCAACTGGCACTGTGAAGTGA